Proteins from a genomic interval of Clostridium sp. M62/1:
- a CDS encoding helix-turn-helix domain-containing protein: MDYISVKDAAIKWNISERRVQKLCESGRIEGVLRFGRSWMIPKGEEKPADKRRRIIQK; the protein is encoded by the coding sequence ATGGATTACATATCGGTTAAAGATGCAGCAATTAAATGGAATATTTCTGAAAGACGTGTTCAAAAGCTTTGTGAGTCGGGGCGAATAGAAGGTGTGCTTCGGTTTGGAAGATCGTGGATGATTCCGAAAGGGGAGGAAAAGCCTGCTGATAAACGACGGCGCATAATTCAGAAATAG
- a CDS encoding helix-turn-helix transcriptional regulator — translation MDRLEKLDISYMGPIFKKYRLDAKRTQDEVAEKVGITTRFLMALENEEKRPSLDILLRLVDVLNIPGDAILHPQLQTIDGEDEQLIRMMMRLNSRDKQVIRSTILSMLETYRADC, via the coding sequence GTGGATAGACTGGAAAAGTTGGATATTTCCTACATGGGACCTATATTTAAAAAATATCGGCTGGACGCCAAGCGTACACAGGATGAGGTCGCTGAAAAAGTCGGCATTACCACCCGCTTCCTTATGGCCTTGGAAAATGAAGAGAAACGCCCCAGTCTGGATATTCTTCTCCGCCTGGTAGATGTGCTTAATATACCGGGAGATGCCATCCTCCACCCACAGTTACAGACCATTGACGGCGAGGATGAACAGCTGATCCGTATGATGATGCGGTTAAACAGCAGAGACAAACAGGTAATCCGCAGCACGATCCTGTCCATGCTGGAAACGTATCGTGCAGACTGTTGA
- a CDS encoding helix-turn-helix domain-containing protein, protein MGYFSKIYAEELPHRAKAVYMYLKDRSDKKGQCYPAIGTIAKELHLSRRTVERAIEDLIRAGLLKKEQRWRENGGRSSLLYTLTDSS, encoded by the coding sequence ATAGGATATTTTTCTAAGATATACGCTGAGGAACTGCCGCATCGGGCAAAAGCGGTGTATATGTACTTGAAAGACCGCAGCGACAAAAAGGGGCAGTGCTATCCGGCAATTGGGACAATCGCAAAGGAGCTGCATCTGTCACGCAGGACGGTGGAGCGGGCGATTGAAGATCTGATTCGCGCCGGCCTTCTTAAAAAGGAGCAGCGGTGGCGGGAAAATGGTGGAAGGAGCAGCCTGCTTTATACACTGACCGACAGCAGTTAA
- a CDS encoding alpha/beta hydrolase, which produces MNIGKVFLGLLCIQLSLNGCSTQSQASVQASEFSEGEEDEYVTASVKKDMMITPFAEDTPINTVASDSVFGDYGRLLFPVDDWYMNGDTLGELRLTWYNNIDPKETVEIVNTLWQRANAGETVFYDIYTDEEKTADPAKEDTGLFFFKGDPGAKFAVCNAGGGFAYVGAMQDSFPHALELSKLGYNAFALIYRPGAQTACEDLARAISFIFEHADELEVDTDCYSLWGGSAGGRMAAWLGTYGPKAFGGDDLPRPGAVIMQYTGHSEYSEQDPPTFACVGERDGIADWHIMQRRLEAMSAAGISTEFHHYPGLPHGFGLGTGTAAEGWLNEATAFWEAQMPTD; this is translated from the coding sequence ATGAACATCGGGAAAGTATTTTTGGGACTCTTATGCATCCAGCTTAGCCTGAATGGCTGCAGCACTCAAAGTCAGGCTTCGGTGCAGGCCTCTGAATTTTCAGAAGGCGAAGAAGATGAATATGTAACAGCTTCCGTAAAAAAGGATATGATGATAACACCGTTCGCTGAAGATACACCGATCAATACTGTGGCAAGCGATTCCGTGTTCGGTGACTATGGGCGTCTTTTATTTCCTGTTGATGACTGGTACATGAATGGAGATACTTTGGGAGAATTGAGGCTTACCTGGTACAACAATATCGATCCCAAGGAGACAGTAGAGATCGTAAATACACTCTGGCAGCGGGCAAATGCCGGAGAAACGGTGTTTTATGATATCTATACGGATGAAGAAAAAACAGCAGATCCTGCTAAGGAGGATACAGGCTTGTTTTTCTTTAAAGGCGATCCGGGAGCAAAATTTGCAGTATGCAATGCCGGCGGAGGATTTGCATATGTGGGAGCCATGCAGGACAGCTTTCCGCATGCTCTGGAACTGTCAAAACTTGGATATAACGCATTTGCATTGATCTACCGCCCAGGAGCACAGACTGCCTGTGAAGATCTTGCAAGAGCCATCAGCTTTATTTTTGAACATGCAGATGAGCTGGAAGTGGATACAGACTGCTATTCCCTGTGGGGCGGTTCTGCGGGAGGGCGCATGGCGGCATGGCTTGGAACCTACGGCCCGAAAGCCTTTGGAGGTGACGATCTTCCAAGACCAGGCGCAGTCATCATGCAGTACACTGGGCACAGTGAATATTCGGAGCAGGATCCGCCTACCTTTGCCTGCGTGGGAGAAAGAGATGGCATTGCAGACTGGCACATTATGCAGAGAAGGCTTGAGGCCATGAGTGCAGCGGGAATCTCAACGGAATTCCACCATTATCCGGGCCTGCCCCATGGTTTCGGACTGGGAACAGGTACAGCTGCGGAAGGATGGCTTAATGAAGCTACAGCATTTTGGGAGGCACAGATGCCGACTGATTGA
- a CDS encoding LysR family transcriptional regulator, protein MYNPQLETFLCVAECGSFNKAAEKLFISPPAVIKQINLLEESLDLQLFVRTHRGLKLTAAGKSLEKDTRYIIQYCNASVTRAKNAMQKDKEVIRIGNSPMTPAEAIVNLWPKIKDECPDIKFQLIPYYNTPENAREILANLGENIDVVPGIFDETMLELRKCAGLEISREPICCAVPIHHRLAEKDSLTVKDLYGEKLMLIRRNWSHHVDLLRDEIWKNHPQIQIVDFDFYNTDVFNECENNNYILMAIQKWQYVHPFLKIVPVDWSFSIPYGLLYATKPSPVVRKFLNAVEKVTHQ, encoded by the coding sequence ATGTATAATCCACAATTAGAAACATTTCTTTGTGTTGCCGAGTGTGGGAGCTTCAATAAAGCTGCAGAAAAATTATTTATCTCTCCGCCCGCTGTAATTAAGCAGATTAATCTTCTGGAGGAAAGCCTTGACCTTCAGCTTTTTGTCCGTACTCATCGGGGCCTTAAACTCACGGCTGCAGGGAAATCACTGGAAAAAGATACCCGATATATCATTCAGTACTGTAATGCATCGGTTACACGGGCTAAGAATGCAATGCAAAAGGATAAAGAAGTTATCCGCATAGGTAACTCTCCTATGACTCCTGCGGAGGCTATTGTTAATTTGTGGCCGAAGATCAAGGATGAATGCCCGGACATTAAGTTCCAGTTGATCCCGTATTATAATACCCCTGAAAATGCCAGGGAGATCCTTGCGAATCTGGGGGAAAATATCGATGTCGTGCCAGGAATCTTTGATGAAACGATGCTGGAACTGCGCAAGTGTGCAGGTCTTGAGATATCCAGGGAACCGATCTGCTGTGCCGTGCCCATTCACCATCGTTTGGCAGAGAAAGACTCGCTTACCGTTAAGGACCTTTATGGAGAAAAACTGATGCTCATAAGACGTAACTGGAGCCATCATGTAGATCTTTTACGGGATGAGATCTGGAAAAACCACCCGCAGATCCAGATCGTAGATTTTGATTTTTATAATACAGATGTGTTTAATGAATGCGAAAACAATAATTATATTTTAATGGCGATACAAAAATGGCAGTATGTACACCCATTTTTGAAGATCGTGCCTGTGGACTGGAGCTTTTCCATACCATATGGACTCCTCTATGCGACAAAACCTTCGCCTGTTGTGCGTAAATTTTTAAATGCGGTGGAAAAAGTGACTCATCAATAG